The genomic region GGAACGCGCAGCTACTCGTCACACAAATGACTCAAAGGTTGGGGCGGAGGCGGGGCCTCTGTTGGTGTAGAAATACTGTCCATTGTTCCGTCCTGACGAATCAGAAAAACTGATTTCTAGTATTGTTCACCAATCATATCACTCTGCCCGTGTTACGACTCCGCCCTCTCTCTATATTAAATGGTTTCGCCGCCGCGTGAGTTCGCCACTGGCGCTGCAagccttttttctttcccttctcgCCTTTTAAGTGGATCTATTCTGTTCTGGAGATTTTTTTTCGTGAGACCACATTACAGTTGAAACGTTAAAACAGAAATGGCAGACACTGAAGTTGACACCAAGTCGGAGATCTCCGCAAAGGTAGGCTATGTGATGGAGACCCATTTAAATAGATTACTGAAAATATTTCACGTCAAACTGGCGAGTTTCATATTCCGGGAATAAACATTTTGGCTGTGGAAATAGTACTCATGCTCTGGAGTCATAAACAGACAAGCTTATCAGTAAGAATGTATTTACTTTTCCTAAACGAACTGGATTGACGCTCTCCTGGGGGACTGTGGATGTATTACTTGGAAAATGAAATCATTCCGAAGTTATTCTCGACCCAGCAACATTCGCATCTGAAGTCTTTATTGTCCGGAATGGAACAGTCTGCGCGGGGTCTTTGTTTATACAAGCATGTCGGTTCCTCTTTGAGCAGCAATTTGTAGCAGTAGACTAAACAGCATAACACCATCCAGTCACCATCTAGTTTAGAGGGATGCAGAAGAATTACTTGTGTATTTCCGTCATAATTCATTAAGCCCATCGCGTTCGATGAGCGCAGcggtctgtcactctctccacttGCCGCGCTGTAGTCCACAAGTACAAGTTAATCGACTAAATTCTCGGCTTctaaaacaatatttttttcttacGGACAGCATGGGGttgtttgaaaataaaatagtTTCTAGACACATGCTGTGTGTCATCTGAACTGTAGGTTAGTCTGTGTGCGAGGTGGCTGCTGCTGAAGTGGGCAGGCATTGCAGCCGACATTCATGCTTCACGTCTCGAGCCCTCGCAGTTTCCTATGGCTTCCCGGTTCTCCTCAGACGAAGGCGAAAGGCAACTTCTTGCTAAATTGCCTGAGCTGTTTGCATTGTGAACTTCGATCGCGTCCGTAAATGATACGCAACACAGACTGAGGTCCCGCTATCTGCTGTCTCTAGCGCGCACCGGACTTGTCGGCAGTTCTGCAGAGTGGGAGGCGGCAGTAGGCTACTCGTACCGGAGACACGAAGCATCCCGGGGCTctggatttaaaaaactacGCGTGGGTTCCCGCGGTCATAGTCAGCGATTACTGGAGCATTTGCCCTCAGATACTAGATTTTCGGTTTATGTTGGCTGGATTTAACAGACTGAGAAAAAGCGTTATATTCTCGCGACTGAAGTTAGGTCGCGGGGAGCTCCAAGTGACCGGTGCTGTAGGCTGTGAGCGCGAGCGGAAAGTTGGATGTTGCGCTGAACCGTTTTCTGGCGTAGCCTACACAACTGTCCCGATTTAAACTCTGCCCCCATTCCACTCGTATGAGAAAGCGCCGCTCTCACCAAGAACAGCGTTTAGATCCGTCTGAGGACGCCCGCTTTCTATTCATCCTGTTTCATCTCGAAGCTCAGTTGAACACCTGGTTTGTCTCTTCTGTCGGTCGTCTGCGCGTGAATCTCCTCTAGCCCTCCTTCATAGCCCATACGATACTGCTGACTACTAAAAGACAGTTTTAAGCAATGACTGGTCACATCTAATGATGTATCGTTGCCTAATGAATACAACTGAGTGTAATTTCACTTAAGCGATCCGCTAACACTCTTTGTTGCCAGACATTACCCACGGAACAGTGGTCTCCGGAGCGCTAGTGATGGTGTAAGGAGGCGTTGGCGTGAGGTAGCCGGTAACCGGCTTAAAAGCTAAGGATTACCGAAACTAATTAATCTAAGCGATTTGCCACTTCGGAAGCCATCCGAATTAAATTTTGGCTAAGAAATATTAGGATTTATTTAATTTTCGTATTAAATTATCtctgctttataaataaaaaaattaaacaataaTCTAAAGTTAATTTAGCTCTTGTGAGACACAGACTACAAGTCTACATAAAGTAGTCACAAAACCAACTTTACTGGTTACTGCTAACAGATTTTAATGCTGGTAAATGTATCCAATGTATTGCCCTCAAGTCGCTATTGTCTCTCCTTGCTCGAGTTAATTTAGTCAGCCACATTCTGACTGCGCGTTTGTACGCTCGTATTGGCTGCTTTAGAATAAACTGTTGATGTTGTCTGGAAGTTGTAGTTTTTCCACGGGTGTGTCTGCCCTGGAAACGGCGATGTTCTTTATTTACTGAACTCCATTGCTCATTCCACTCAACGCCATTGGCGTATCAGATTACAACACTTCAGTAAATCATTTAAAAGAGGGCGGGGGATGGGAAAGACCAACAGCCAATTGTGTTCAGAGGATCAAAGTGTGGCATTTCAAATGTTAAAACGCACGCATGCTGTTCAAAGTTTATGATGTGACAAGACATGGGTGGGTGTTATTAATAACCTTTGATCCACCACCCACTTTAATCCCACATACTGTCACGTGACTGACATGAGATTTGTCTTCTCTTGTCTCAGGACCTGAAGGAGAAGAAGCAGGTTGAAGAGGCTGAGAATGGGAAGGAGGCCCCTGCCAATGGAAAAGCTGTAAGTGATGAATGCCCTCAGTTTAAAATGGACATTTTAAGAGGAGAAAATAAATAtctaaatatgtaaagtttATTTAGCTCTCACTTGAAAATGtctatttcttatttttttaggTGGATGAGGAGAATGGTGACCCTGAAAATGAAGTAGACGAGGAAGACGATGATGTGGGTGAGGAAGATGACGAGGAAGATGACGGAGAGGGTAGGTTGGACAAGAGAGGAGCTAACCCTTGATGATTTTGAGTCGAAATGATTAATTTGCATAAAACCAATAGGACACAGGGACAGCTCTTTAGCTAGAGCTCCCTCTGCCTGCCACATAAGGACACTGCACCTGTTTGACCTTCATTTCCCTCTGctaggtgatgatgatgaggatgatgatgaagcAGAGGGTGGAACAGGGAAGCGGGCagctgaagatgatgatgatgatgatgaggtaaTGGATTGTCATAGTTACTCTTTGATCTGAAAGTTTACGTGTATTAATTTCCATTTCTCATTTAGAGACATactctaactgtgtgtgtgtgtgtgtgtgtgtgtgtgtgtggtctgcaggaGGATGTGGGAACTAAGAAACAGAAGACTGATGCTTAGGAGTGGTCCTGCTGCACCGCCCCCACCCCAGCGAGGGGGGGCCCAACACATGGTCATCATCTGTTAGAGTTCACCGTCCACGCCTACTCACCCACCTCAGATTTTTTAGATACAACCAAGACTTCAAAGCTCTACCTTCTGACAAAATACTTTAAAAGGagaatttgtttgtatttttatttacattttatatttttgtacaTATTGTTAGAAGGTCAGCCATTTTTGACCGTGATCTCGGGTGACCAAACGGTGCTTTGAAGTTGAGGCTTCTCTATGAAATAGACTTTACTTGTGGTTTGACCATGTCATCTTATCTCTACGGAAACCTGTACAAAATCAAAGCATTCCAGTaactttgtgtatgtattttagTTGTACCATAAGTAGTTGGTTTGTATGAGATGGCCAGGCCAAAGAAAAGaggtttcttttctttattgtCTGTTAAATTGCTGTCTATTGTGGCCTGTTCGACGTGTGCGTGAAGTTTGTTGTACGACAATAAACCGAAATTTTATTTTGTGAGTTCTTAATTTTTCCCCGAGTTTGTTTGTCCTTGTAAACACATTGTATGGTTAGGGTTGGTGTAATGACAACCTCGACCACTGAGTCATTGTAGCTGTAGAGGCCAAGTGATGACAGAGTACCCTTCTCAGATGTACTTTTGACAGTTTATGAGCCTGTTAGAAAGAAGTGTACACCAATGTAAATGACTCATTGCCTTAAGACTTCAAGATTGGTCAATTTGATTGCATTTAATAAATGTACCTAAGTGAAAGATCTGGTAAATGATATCACATTTAATATATTGAACTGAGCGAAAGATCTGGTAAATTATATAACCTTTAATATATTGACCCGAGTGAAACATCTGGTAAATTCTATCACCTTTAATATATTTACCCGATTGAAAGATCTGGTAAAGGGTATCACCTTTAGTACATTGACCTGAGTGAATTTATTTCTGTCAGCACACACCCATTTGTGTCCCCTGAGCTGCTGCCtcacccccatcacacacacggtTTCTGTCCTCTCCGTCATTTCTAAGGTGAGACCCATTGGGAGTCCTCAGCTCCGTCTAACCGGAGGAATCAGCTAATGAGTGTGACTCACTCTGACCCACAGGAGAAGGAGGCGTTGGtgtcagaggaggaagaggcgttGGTgccagaggagaaggaggcgtTGGtgtcagaggaag from Clupea harengus chromosome 10, Ch_v2.0.2, whole genome shotgun sequence harbors:
- the ptmaa gene encoding prothymosin alpha-A, with product MADTEVDTKSEISAKDLKEKKQVEEAENGKEAPANGKAVDEENGDPENEVDEEDDDVGEEDDEEDDGEGDDDEDDDEAEGGTGKRAAEDDDDDDEEDVGTKKQKTDA